In Synergistaceae bacterium, a genomic segment contains:
- a CDS encoding HpcH/HpaI aldolase/citrate lyase family protein, with amino-acid sequence MSIPRPKPEKFRLRRTMMFMNAQKPGLIKDAYIYGADSIMLDLEDAVAENQKDSARFSLYHALKSIDYGDTEVIVRINGLDTPHWKEDIRVCVAGGCDGIRIAKTESANDVKTVDAAVTEAEKEFGVEVGRTLLMAALESPKGVLNAYEICTASPRLFGVALSGGDYRKCMQVKVIPGGIEMLAARGHMLMAARAAGIQCFDTVFTNINDDEGFRAEVKQNVEMGFDGKSLVNPRQIPIVHEMLAPSQKDIAEAEKIVRAYREHAAEGVGVFTIEGGKMIDIAFVPGAERVIRLAKASGIYEGDL; translated from the coding sequence ATGAGTATTCCAAGACCAAAGCCGGAAAAATTTAGACTTCGCCGCACTATGATGTTCATGAATGCACAGAAGCCCGGATTAATTAAGGACGCTTACATTTACGGAGCAGACTCGATTATGCTCGACCTTGAAGACGCTGTTGCAGAAAATCAGAAGGATTCTGCGAGATTTTCACTTTATCACGCGTTAAAGTCTATTGATTACGGCGATACAGAAGTAATTGTCAGAATTAACGGACTCGATACTCCACACTGGAAAGAAGATATTAGAGTCTGTGTTGCGGGAGGCTGCGACGGAATAAGAATCGCAAAAACTGAGTCAGCTAATGACGTTAAGACAGTTGATGCAGCAGTTACAGAGGCGGAAAAAGAATTTGGAGTCGAAGTCGGGCGCACACTTTTAATGGCAGCTCTTGAGAGTCCTAAAGGTGTATTAAATGCTTATGAGATCTGCACAGCTTCACCCAGACTCTTCGGCGTTGCATTATCGGGCGGAGATTACCGCAAATGTATGCAGGTTAAAGTAATTCCCGGCGGAATCGAAATGCTTGCGGCTCGCGGTCATATGTTAATGGCTGCACGTGCGGCGGGGATTCAATGCTTTGATACGGTCTTCACTAACATTAACGATGATGAAGGCTTTAGAGCTGAAGTCAAACAAAATGTAGAAATGGGCTTTGACGGAAAATCGCTCGTTAATCCGCGTCAAATTCCGATTGTACATGAAATGTTAGCTCCATCACAGAAGGACATTGCAGAGGCCGAGAAAATAGTGCGCGCTTATCGTGAACATGCAGCCGAGGGAGTCGGAGTCTTCACGATCGAGGGCGGTAAAATGATAGACATCGCTTTTGTGCCGGGTGCTGAAAGAGTTATCAGACTCGCAAAAGCCAGCGGAATTTATGAGGGGGATCTTTAA
- the citD gene encoding citrate lyase acyl carrier protein — MELKAVGTAGTLESSDVMITLEPRDSGGIDLTLESSVINQYGRQIKAEVLASLERLGVKNAKVIVNDHGALDCTIKARVECAFYRGCQCDMDGRFDWGGVIR, encoded by the coding sequence ATGGAGTTAAAAGCGGTTGGCACTGCCGGAACTCTTGAGTCCAGCGACGTAATGATAACGCTAGAACCCAGAGACAGCGGCGGAATTGATTTAACCCTTGAAAGCTCTGTAATTAACCAGTACGGCAGGCAAATAAAAGCTGAGGTACTGGCTTCACTGGAAAGACTCGGCGTGAAAAACGCAAAAGTAATCGTCAACGATCACGGCGCATTAGACTGCACGATTAAAGCTCGCGTTGAGTGCGCATTTTATCGCGGGTGCCAGTGCGACATGGACGGCCGATTTGATTGGGGAGGTGTAATAAGATAA